The following coding sequences lie in one Nycticebus coucang isolate mNycCou1 chromosome 18, mNycCou1.pri, whole genome shotgun sequence genomic window:
- the COIL gene encoding coilin isoform X2, with amino-acid sequence MAASETVRLRLQFDYPPPATPHCTVFWLLVDLNRCRFVTDLISLIRQRFGFSSGALLGLYLEGGLLPPIESARLVRDNDCLRVKLEERGVAENSLIVSNGDSTYLSPRKAKKRAFKLEEDEETEVGYKYSKKNWKRQENNSNIEKALDLEPKAITEQTVRKKNKRKNKATCSVVDNDDEETKRKSPKKKEKCEYKKKTKNAKSAKVQAMKEQTVRSYPPKGSAKNSLVKARKKGGIGICSKDSPTSSSESESYDYSNSGLSNVTLEARNSSEKIPTELSKEGASTKNTAASKLATKAGFTPSQDKISGTSSSSSDSVSESDDQCVISKGTPESTVSFLKTIGLFAGRGCPGPGLLSQSPIAARWKNSDSNAARQAPGPPNVSLPINLGRGWGRGEDLLSWKGVRGRGMRGRGRGQGPAFSGVLNRNAEYQKQQQLSEIVTNSSTIIQNPVETHKKDYTLLPLLAAAPQVGEKIAFKEGKILSHNPETQQIDIEILSSLPALKEPGKFDLVYHNENGTEVVEYAVTQEKTITVFWRELIDPRLIIESPSKT; translated from the exons atggcagcctcCGAGACGGTTAGGCTACGGCTTCAATTTGATTACCCGCCGCCAGCTACCCCGCACTGCACGGTCTTCTGGCTTCTAGTCGACTTGAACAGATGTCGATTTGTCACGGATCTCATTAGTCTCATCCGACAGCGCTTCGGCTTCAGTTCTGGGGCCCTCCTCGGCCTTTACCTGGAAGGGGGGCTCTTGCCCCCAATCGAGAGCGCGCGCCTGGTGAGAGACAACGACTGCCTCAG AGTTAAATTAGAAGAGAGAGGAGTTGCTGAGAATTCTCTAATTGTCAGTAATGGTGACAGTACTTATTTATCACCCAGGAAAGCAAAGAAGCGGGCATTTAAGTTAGAGgaggatgaagaaactgaagtagGTTACAAATACTCAAAGAAGAATTGGAAGAGGCAAGAGAACAATAGCAATATTGAGAAGGCCTTGGATCTGGAGCCAAAAGCTATTACGGAGCAGactgtgaggaaaaaaaataagagaaaaaacaaagcaacatgcAGCGTGGTGGATAATGATGATGAAGAGAccaaaagaaaatcaccaaagaaaaaggagaaatgtgaatataaaaaaaagaccaagaatgCCAAGTCTGCAAAAGTGCAGGCTATGAAAGAGCAGACTGTCCGGAGCTATCCTCCAAAAGGTTCTGCCAAAAACAGCCTTGTTAAAGCCAGAAAGAAAGGTGGGATAGGCATTTGTTCAAAAGATAGTCCCACTTCCTCCTCTGAGTCTGAGTCTTATGACTACTCCAACAGTGGTCTCAGCAATGTCACTTTGGAGGCCAGAAATTCTTCAGAGAAAATACCAACTGAGTTATCAAAGGAAGgagcctctacaaaaaatacagcTGCAAGCAAACTGGCTACCAAAGCTGGCTTTACCCCCAGCCAGGACAAAATCTCTGGAACATCATCTTCTAGTTCAGACTCTGTTTCAGAGTCAGATGACCAGTGTGTGATATCAAAGGGCACCCCAGAGAGTACTGTGAGTTTCTTAAAGACCATAGGCCTCTTTGCCGGAAGAGGTTGTCCAGGTCCAGGGCTGTTATCACAGTCTCCAATTGCTGCTAGATGGAAGAATTCTGACTCGAATGCTGCCAGGCAGGCTCCTGGTCCTCCCAATGTTTCTCTCCCCATTAATTTAGGAAGAGGATGGGGTAGAGGAGAGGACCTTCTCTCTTGGAAGGGAGTAAGGGGTCGGGGCATGCGGGGGAGAGGTCGAGGACAAGGGCCTGCCTTTTCTGGTGTTTTAAATAGAAATGCTGAGTACCAGAAGCAGCAGCAGTTAAGTGAAATAGTAACCAACTCGTCTACTATTATCCAG AATCCAGTGGAGACACACAAGAAGGACTACACTCTGTTACCACTGTTGGCAGCTGCCCCTCAAGTTGGAGAGAAGATTGCATTTaag gaaggaaaaatattaagCCACAATCCAGAGACCCAGCAAATAGACATAGAAATTCTTTCATCCTTACCCG CCTTGAAAGAACCTGGGAAATTTGATTTGGTTTATCACAACGAAAATGGAACCGAGGTAGTGGAGTATGCTGTGACGCAGGAGAAGACG ATCACTGTTTTCTGGAGAGAGTTGATTGATCCAAGGCTGATTATTGAATCTCCAAGTAAAACATAG
- the COIL gene encoding coilin isoform X1 has protein sequence MAASETVRLRLQFDYPPPATPHCTVFWLLVDLNRCRFVTDLISLIRQRFGFSSGALLGLYLEGGLLPPIESARLVRDNDCLRVKLEERGVAENSLIVSNGDSTYLSPRKAKKRAFKLEEDEETEVGYKYSKKNWKRQENNSNIEKALDLEPKAITEQTVRKKNKRKNKATCSVVDNDDEETKRKSPKKKEKCEYKKKTKNAKSAKVQAMKEQTVRSYPPKGSAKNSLVKARKKGGIGICSKDSPTSSSESESYDYSNSGLSNVTLEARNSSEKIPTELSKEGASTKNTAASKLATKAGFTPSQDKISGTSSSSSDSVSESDDQCVISKGTPESTVSFLKTIGLFAGRGCPGPGLLSQSPIAARWKNSDSNAARQAPGPPNVSLPINLGRGWGRGEDLLSWKGVRGRGMRGRGRGQGPAFSGVLNRNAEYQKQQQLSEIVTNSSTIIQNPVETHKKDYTLLPLLAAAPQVGEKIAFKLLELTSDYSPDVSDYKEGKILSHNPETQQIDIEILSSLPALKEPGKFDLVYHNENGTEVVEYAVTQEKTITVFWRELIDPRLIIESPSKT, from the exons atggcagcctcCGAGACGGTTAGGCTACGGCTTCAATTTGATTACCCGCCGCCAGCTACCCCGCACTGCACGGTCTTCTGGCTTCTAGTCGACTTGAACAGATGTCGATTTGTCACGGATCTCATTAGTCTCATCCGACAGCGCTTCGGCTTCAGTTCTGGGGCCCTCCTCGGCCTTTACCTGGAAGGGGGGCTCTTGCCCCCAATCGAGAGCGCGCGCCTGGTGAGAGACAACGACTGCCTCAG AGTTAAATTAGAAGAGAGAGGAGTTGCTGAGAATTCTCTAATTGTCAGTAATGGTGACAGTACTTATTTATCACCCAGGAAAGCAAAGAAGCGGGCATTTAAGTTAGAGgaggatgaagaaactgaagtagGTTACAAATACTCAAAGAAGAATTGGAAGAGGCAAGAGAACAATAGCAATATTGAGAAGGCCTTGGATCTGGAGCCAAAAGCTATTACGGAGCAGactgtgaggaaaaaaaataagagaaaaaacaaagcaacatgcAGCGTGGTGGATAATGATGATGAAGAGAccaaaagaaaatcaccaaagaaaaaggagaaatgtgaatataaaaaaaagaccaagaatgCCAAGTCTGCAAAAGTGCAGGCTATGAAAGAGCAGACTGTCCGGAGCTATCCTCCAAAAGGTTCTGCCAAAAACAGCCTTGTTAAAGCCAGAAAGAAAGGTGGGATAGGCATTTGTTCAAAAGATAGTCCCACTTCCTCCTCTGAGTCTGAGTCTTATGACTACTCCAACAGTGGTCTCAGCAATGTCACTTTGGAGGCCAGAAATTCTTCAGAGAAAATACCAACTGAGTTATCAAAGGAAGgagcctctacaaaaaatacagcTGCAAGCAAACTGGCTACCAAAGCTGGCTTTACCCCCAGCCAGGACAAAATCTCTGGAACATCATCTTCTAGTTCAGACTCTGTTTCAGAGTCAGATGACCAGTGTGTGATATCAAAGGGCACCCCAGAGAGTACTGTGAGTTTCTTAAAGACCATAGGCCTCTTTGCCGGAAGAGGTTGTCCAGGTCCAGGGCTGTTATCACAGTCTCCAATTGCTGCTAGATGGAAGAATTCTGACTCGAATGCTGCCAGGCAGGCTCCTGGTCCTCCCAATGTTTCTCTCCCCATTAATTTAGGAAGAGGATGGGGTAGAGGAGAGGACCTTCTCTCTTGGAAGGGAGTAAGGGGTCGGGGCATGCGGGGGAGAGGTCGAGGACAAGGGCCTGCCTTTTCTGGTGTTTTAAATAGAAATGCTGAGTACCAGAAGCAGCAGCAGTTAAGTGAAATAGTAACCAACTCGTCTACTATTATCCAG AATCCAGTGGAGACACACAAGAAGGACTACACTCTGTTACCACTGTTGGCAGCTGCCCCTCAAGTTGGAGAGAAGATTGCATTTaag cttttgGAACTTACATCTGATTACTCTCCTGATGTCTCTGACTATAAG gaaggaaaaatattaagCCACAATCCAGAGACCCAGCAAATAGACATAGAAATTCTTTCATCCTTACCCG CCTTGAAAGAACCTGGGAAATTTGATTTGGTTTATCACAACGAAAATGGAACCGAGGTAGTGGAGTATGCTGTGACGCAGGAGAAGACG ATCACTGTTTTCTGGAGAGAGTTGATTGATCCAAGGCTGATTATTGAATCTCCAAGTAAAACATAG